One window of Treponema denticola genomic DNA carries:
- a CDS encoding peptidase U32 family protein, with amino-acid sequence MELLSPAGNFEKLDYAWEYGADAAYIGLKNFSLRAKADNFSGEEYKNISLLKEEYKKRGLTKKLYCAINISFHNEDLKKLLEEVKYFKQYPFDAFIVQDLGAARILKENFPDIPLHLSTQANCINYEAVRVYKDLGFSRVVLGREASLEDVREIKQRVPEIELECFVHGAMCISYSGRCLISAYLTDRSANAGACTHSCRWNYKMYSEKDGHFFVEESERKGELFPVEEGENYTALFSSKDLCMIDYLDKMKEAGVDSLKIEGRMKSIYYTALTARAYRKKIDFLNGKISADEAAPFVEELYNTAHREFSTGFYFSSAEANKTTAGESKSPYMLAGKIGKRLSENEYEFISMNKIDSCIPLEYVGPDICSIEDRDYTLLKPDTKEKMDWVCHGHPCIIKTDKPIAEKFLVRCKENL; translated from the coding sequence ATGGAGCTTCTTTCGCCTGCGGGTAATTTTGAAAAATTGGATTATGCATGGGAGTACGGAGCCGATGCAGCCTATATAGGATTAAAAAACTTTTCGCTTAGAGCCAAGGCCGATAATTTTTCGGGAGAAGAATATAAAAATATTTCCCTTTTAAAAGAAGAATACAAAAAACGCGGCTTAACAAAAAAACTTTATTGCGCAATAAATATTTCTTTTCATAATGAGGACTTAAAAAAACTTTTAGAAGAGGTAAAATATTTTAAGCAATATCCCTTCGATGCCTTTATAGTTCAAGATTTGGGAGCCGCCCGAATTTTAAAAGAAAACTTTCCCGATATTCCGCTTCATTTAAGTACGCAGGCAAACTGCATAAACTATGAGGCTGTAAGGGTGTACAAGGACTTAGGTTTTTCCCGCGTGGTTTTGGGAAGGGAAGCAAGCCTTGAGGATGTGCGCGAAATAAAACAAAGGGTTCCCGAAATAGAGCTTGAATGTTTTGTGCATGGGGCAATGTGTATTTCTTATTCTGGACGCTGCCTGATAAGCGCCTATCTTACCGACCGAAGCGCAAACGCAGGTGCCTGTACCCATTCTTGCCGCTGGAATTATAAGATGTATTCCGAAAAAGACGGACACTTCTTTGTCGAAGAATCAGAGCGGAAGGGCGAGCTTTTTCCCGTAGAAGAGGGCGAAAACTATACGGCCCTTTTTTCTTCAAAAGATTTGTGTATGATAGACTACCTCGACAAGATGAAAGAAGCAGGGGTCGATTCTTTAAAAATCGAAGGCCGCATGAAAAGCATTTACTATACGGCCTTAACCGCAAGGGCCTACCGCAAAAAAATAGATTTTTTAAACGGAAAAATAAGCGCCGATGAAGCGGCTCCCTTTGTAGAAGAATTGTACAATACGGCCCACCGGGAGTTTTCTACAGGCTTTTATTTTTCGAGTGCGGAAGCAAATAAGACAACCGCAGGCGAGTCAAAGTCTCCCTACATGCTTGCGGGCAAAATCGGTAAAAGACTTTCGGAAAATGAATATGAATTTATTTCGATGAATAAGATAGATTCCTGTATTCCGCTCGAATATGTCGGCCCCGATATTTGTTCTATAGAGGACAGGGACTATACCCTTCTTAAACCCGACACAAAAGAAAAAATGGATTGGGTTTGCCACGGTCATCCCTGTATCATCAAAACCGATAAACCCATAGCCGAAAAATTCTTGGTAAGGTGTAAAGAAAACTTGTAA
- a CDS encoding 5'-nucleotidase C-terminal domain-containing protein: protein MKNSKFFKAAGFVVIVLILSAAFTGCETESHDVSGQYAGIEANAPANQVDILLFNDFHGNVAEDTRPGKGKNAGMAKMIGYVRTAGMENPNTIVVAGGDNYQGTAISNLTYGAPVSAMMRAMDVKVCAVGNHEFDWGSNRMTKWQKDGNFTFLAANIVEKKTGKPVSWAKPYSIIKKGNYKIAFIGLAHPDTAVLTSAEHVSGLEFTDPVKTGQEWVNYLLAGKAKEGKPDAIIALTHIDSFQEDGKISGNAVKLTEIKGLDAVLSAHSHRTVSGNVNGIPILQAYCYGRAVGKLSITFGSENKIAKIESAVDEIYKHKDSLIEDEKGKALFAKYDTELKPIMGEVIGVAEGEFTHERSEKGSNTLLGAWAAEVQRQLGKADIAIQNGGGLRRTLAAGNITVGDLYEIMPFDNYLVVFDLPGSEIKKAIDHGIMNPNITDGQFAGLRVEYDGRKPFENRITKITLMDGTPLDMNKKYKVVVNSFMFTGGDSYDFSKATNSAESVSIRDALIDAIKKAKTIKPIPVDYIKDISK from the coding sequence ATGAAGAACAGCAAATTTTTTAAAGCCGCAGGCTTTGTTGTGATCGTTCTCATCCTGAGTGCCGCTTTTACAGGATGTGAAACCGAATCCCATGATGTAAGCGGTCAGTATGCGGGAATTGAGGCAAATGCCCCTGCAAACCAGGTCGATATTCTTCTTTTTAACGACTTTCACGGAAACGTTGCAGAAGATACCCGTCCCGGAAAGGGAAAGAATGCCGGTATGGCTAAGATGATAGGCTATGTCCGCACTGCCGGAATGGAAAATCCTAACACCATTGTGGTTGCAGGAGGCGATAACTATCAAGGAACAGCCATATCCAATCTTACCTACGGAGCTCCCGTTTCGGCTATGATGAGGGCTATGGATGTAAAGGTCTGTGCCGTAGGTAACCATGAATTTGACTGGGGTTCAAACCGCATGACAAAGTGGCAAAAGGACGGAAACTTTACCTTCTTGGCTGCAAACATTGTCGAAAAGAAGACGGGAAAGCCCGTATCATGGGCAAAGCCCTATTCAATCATCAAAAAAGGAAATTACAAGATTGCCTTTATCGGTTTGGCTCACCCCGATACGGCCGTATTGACAAGTGCTGAACATGTAAGCGGTTTGGAATTTACCGATCCGGTAAAAACAGGCCAAGAATGGGTAAACTATCTATTAGCCGGAAAGGCTAAAGAAGGCAAGCCCGATGCAATTATTGCCTTAACCCACATCGATTCATTCCAAGAAGATGGAAAAATCAGCGGCAATGCCGTTAAACTTACCGAAATTAAGGGTTTGGATGCTGTTCTTTCGGCTCACAGCCATCGAACAGTTTCAGGAAATGTAAACGGTATTCCCATACTTCAAGCCTATTGTTACGGCAGGGCTGTAGGTAAACTCAGCATCACCTTCGGAAGCGAGAACAAGATTGCAAAGATTGAATCCGCAGTCGATGAAATCTACAAGCACAAAGATTCTCTTATCGAGGATGAAAAAGGCAAGGCTCTCTTTGCAAAATATGACACGGAGCTGAAACCTATTATGGGTGAAGTAATCGGTGTTGCTGAGGGCGAGTTTACCCATGAAAGAAGCGAAAAGGGAAGCAATACCCTTTTGGGTGCATGGGCAGCTGAAGTTCAGCGCCAATTGGGAAAGGCCGATATAGCCATTCAAAACGGAGGAGGCTTACGCCGAACCCTTGCAGCAGGCAATATCACCGTAGGCGACCTTTATGAGATTATGCCCTTTGATAATTATCTTGTCGTTTTCGATCTTCCAGGTTCTGAGATTAAAAAGGCAATCGATCACGGTATAATGAATCCTAATATTACCGACGGTCAATTTGCAGGTTTAAGGGTAGAATATGACGGTAGAAAGCCTTTTGAAAACAGAATCACAAAGATTACTCTTATGGACGGAACACCCCTTGATATGAATAAAAAATATAAGGTTGTGGTAAACAGCTTTATGTTTACGGGAGGAGATTCCTATGATTTTAGCAAGGCAACAAATTCTGCCGAAAGCGTATCTATAAGAGATGCTCTCATTGACGCCATTAAAAAGGCTAAAACAATTAAACCCATACCTGTCGATTATATTAAAGATATAAGCAAATAA
- a CDS encoding YibE/F family protein codes for MKRIFLFIVSLLFFNLYAEDTGRISSENLSQDMEKKYDGLSSYYSTYINAPESQVVKAKVIEIVYDDTKEKRPDIPIESDFRYQHLKIKILTGKHRGEVYTIRNTIELAIPYKLIFKVNEKLILQLDEDETGKVNNLRIYERARDYKVYALIFIFAAVLIFVGKKNGLKALISLGLTIGLIFGIFLPLILQGYNPIFWAIIICSLASVITLFIISGMNNKTYTAILGTIGGVIIAGLFAFVAGKILRLSGLGNEDAQMLAFVPQYRKIDYQGLLFAGIMIGSLGAVMDVAMSISSSMWEIVSVSPKIPNKQLIKSGMNIGRDIIGSMSNTLILAYVSTSIPVLLLFIIFSHGFTEIINLEILSAEILRAVSGSIGLICTIPITVNLVNIFRKN; via the coding sequence ATGAAACGTATTTTCCTTTTTATTGTAAGCCTCTTATTTTTTAATTTATATGCAGAAGACACAGGGCGAATTTCCTCTGAAAATTTATCTCAAGATATGGAGAAGAAGTATGATGGCTTAAGCAGTTATTATAGTACATATATAAATGCTCCCGAAAGTCAGGTCGTTAAGGCTAAAGTTATCGAAATCGTTTATGACGATACAAAGGAAAAACGCCCCGATATTCCGATAGAGTCGGACTTCCGTTATCAGCATTTAAAGATAAAAATTTTAACCGGAAAGCATAGGGGTGAGGTTTATACAATCCGGAATACTATAGAGCTCGCCATTCCTTATAAACTTATTTTTAAGGTAAACGAAAAGCTCATCTTACAGCTGGATGAAGATGAAACAGGGAAGGTAAACAACTTGCGCATTTATGAGAGGGCAAGGGACTATAAGGTCTATGCTCTTATTTTTATTTTTGCAGCGGTTTTAATTTTTGTCGGCAAAAAAAACGGTCTAAAGGCTCTTATCTCCCTAGGGCTTACCATAGGCCTGATATTCGGCATTTTTCTTCCCCTTATCCTTCAAGGTTATAATCCTATCTTTTGGGCTATTATAATTTGCAGTCTTGCCTCCGTTATTACTCTTTTTATTATTTCGGGAATGAATAACAAAACCTATACGGCTATTTTGGGAACTATAGGCGGGGTTATTATAGCAGGCCTTTTTGCCTTTGTTGCAGGAAAAATTCTAAGACTTTCAGGTTTGGGAAATGAGGATGCTCAAATGTTAGCCTTTGTTCCGCAGTACCGTAAAATAGATTATCAGGGACTTTTATTTGCAGGCATTATGATAGGCTCCCTCGGAGCCGTTATGGATGTAGCTATGTCTATTTCTTCTTCAATGTGGGAGATTGTATCTGTAAGTCCTAAGATACCGAATAAGCAGCTGATCAAATCTGGGATGAATATAGGGCGGGATATTATAGGTTCAATGTCCAATACGCTTATTTTAGCCTATGTTAGTACGTCAATTCCCGTACTTTTACTCTTTATCATTTTTTCGCACGGGTTTACCGAAATCATAAATTTGGAAATTTTATCGGCCGAGATATTGCGTGCCGTCTCAGGAAGTATAGGTTTAATCTGTACGATTCCCATAACCGTAAACTTAGTAA